A portion of the Bulleidia sp. zg-1006 genome contains these proteins:
- a CDS encoding Sapep family Mn(2+)-dependent dipeptidase: MDKQTIFQQVEKRKQDLIDDICTLVQIDSTRGEPQPNQPFGKGPNTALEKALEICRREGLKTKNVDGYMGYGCYGESEEYIGIIGHLDVVEVGDGWLDPPFSASIHDGRIWGRGALDDKGPLLAAMYGMLALKDLGIEPKTAIHIIFGTNEETGMEDMRYFLKHEKAPIAGFTPDNKFPAIYGERGRAVIEVWGAADTVIPFANEYFMNANPNGDRLGIAIKDEHFGEMKIRNKILLQNKKQIGLRFSLSYPSCDLNEIVKHIQAKAIGLEVKLIFDSSVVLHNPNSWLVQTMEQAYEEATDTKAHPTTTTGGTYAHVCHTIIPYGPSFPGQNGIAHQPNEWVNIEDLIQCTKIYAWTLYRLCMADIPENALEGD, translated from the coding sequence ATGGACAAACAAACAATCTTTCAACAAGTTGAAAAAAGAAAACAGGATTTAATCGATGATATTTGCACATTAGTTCAAATTGATTCTACAAGAGGAGAACCACAACCAAATCAACCTTTTGGTAAGGGACCAAATACAGCTCTTGAAAAAGCGTTAGAGATTTGTCGAAGAGAAGGATTAAAGACTAAGAATGTGGATGGCTATATGGGCTATGGTTGCTATGGAGAAAGCGAAGAATACATTGGTATCATTGGTCATTTAGATGTAGTGGAAGTAGGCGATGGTTGGCTGGATCCACCATTTTCGGCATCTATTCATGATGGACGCATTTGGGGAAGAGGGGCATTGGATGATAAAGGACCATTGTTGGCGGCTATGTATGGTATGTTGGCGTTAAAAGACTTAGGGATTGAACCAAAGACAGCCATTCACATTATCTTTGGAACAAATGAAGAAACTGGTATGGAAGATATGCGTTATTTCCTAAAACATGAAAAAGCACCAATTGCAGGATTTACACCAGATAATAAATTCCCGGCCATCTATGGTGAACGAGGTAGAGCGGTAATTGAGGTTTGGGGAGCGGCGGATACGGTAATTCCTTTTGCGAATGAATACTTTATGAACGCTAATCCAAATGGTGATCGTTTGGGAATTGCTATTAAGGATGAGCACTTTGGGGAAATGAAAATTCGCAATAAAATTCTCTTGCAGAATAAAAAGCAAATTGGACTTCGTTTTTCTTTGAGTTATCCAAGCTGTGATTTAAATGAAATTGTAAAGCATATCCAAGCGAAAGCAATTGGTTTAGAGGTAAAGTTAATTTTTGATTCTTCCGTTGTGTTGCACAATCCGAATTCATGGTTGGTGCAAACGATGGAACAGGCTTATGAAGAAGCTACCGATACAAAAGCACATCCAACCACAACAACAGGAGGAACGTATGCCCATGTTTGTCATACGATTATCCCTTATGGACCAAGCTTTCCCGGGCAAAATGGGATTGCTCATCAACCAAATGAATGGGTGAATATTGAAGACCTAATTCAATGTACCAAAATCTATGCTTGGACCTTGTATAGGCTATGTATGGCGGATATACCAGAGAATGCTTTGGAAGGAGATTAA
- a CDS encoding M42 family metallopeptidase, whose translation MSIELLEKLSNAAGISSFEQEIVTIMEEAVQELPVQTYRDGLGSFISCTKEYCSGPKIMVAGHMDEVGFIVKEIDEHGYLRLQPVGSLWTHLLLDHSFDVICDNQARIEGLIGSVAQHGISAKVRNTTLAMKDLYLDLGLYTREEVEKLGIHIGNQVVPSTRFHRLNREDIYVGKAMDNRLGCYIALEVLRNCQSISHPKYYAVGNVQEEPGLRGARTATEVIQPDLAFAIDTTTAGDTPLNRNTVKLGQGLVISLIDSNTIAHRGLIRYMEETCRKYGIPYQYALFKAGGTDAGNIHKTRQGIISMCLSIPVRYMHASQTIVSYQDVQACIDLLTKVVEEMNDELLEKIAKGGY comes from the coding sequence ATGTCAATTGAATTATTAGAGAAATTATCCAATGCGGCAGGGATTAGTTCTTTTGAACAAGAGATTGTTACCATTATGGAAGAAGCTGTTCAGGAGTTACCGGTTCAAACCTATCGGGATGGTTTAGGTTCATTCATTAGTTGTACAAAGGAATATTGTTCCGGACCAAAAATTATGGTTGCCGGGCACATGGACGAAGTAGGTTTTATTGTCAAAGAAATCGATGAGCACGGTTATCTTCGTTTACAACCGGTTGGTAGTCTATGGACCCATTTATTGTTGGACCATTCTTTTGATGTCATTTGTGACAATCAAGCACGCATTGAAGGGCTAATAGGAAGTGTTGCTCAACATGGTATTTCTGCTAAAGTTCGTAACACAACCTTAGCAATGAAAGACTTATATTTGGATTTAGGCTTGTATACCCGTGAAGAAGTGGAAAAATTAGGTATCCACATTGGTAACCAAGTTGTCCCAAGTACTCGTTTTCATCGTTTGAATCGGGAAGATATTTATGTGGGTAAGGCGATGGATAATCGTTTGGGTTGTTATATTGCTTTAGAAGTGTTACGGAATTGTCAGTCTATTTCTCATCCTAAATACTACGCTGTGGGTAATGTGCAAGAAGAACCCGGATTAAGAGGAGCTAGAACAGCAACGGAAGTGATTCAACCCGATTTAGCTTTTGCGATAGACACAACAACAGCAGGGGATACACCACTAAACCGCAATACCGTTAAACTTGGTCAAGGACTTGTGATTTCCTTAATTGATTCCAACACCATTGCCCATCGTGGTTTAATTCGTTATATGGAAGAAACTTGTCGGAAGTATGGTATTCCTTACCAATACGCTTTGTTTAAAGCCGGGGGAACGGATGCGGGTAATATTCATAAAACAAGACAGGGTATTATCAGTATGTGCTTATCCATTCCGGTACGATATATGCACGCTTCACAAACGATTGTTAGTTATCAAGATGTACAAGCTTGTATTGATTTACTAACTAAGGTAGTGGAAGAGATGAATGATGAATTATTAGAAAAAATAGCGAAGGGAGGTTATTGA
- a CDS encoding GrdB-related putative oxidoreductase, whose translation MNYHSMIYNWINMKIVLIFDSGLAGAGGKSNSDCALTATREVIGTAMILEPYFKQIGGQISATLYCGMDYYKNNKDEVVMKMTAMVKKLKPDFVLCGPCFNFADYSEMAARCTKLIMEKTDVKVASMMAIENQDVIAKYREDIAILKMPKKGGTGLSESFDVLVKYIDTAVKHPENLAELKSKNCY comes from the coding sequence ATGAATTATCATTCGATGATTTACAACTGGATTAACATGAAAATAGTATTGATATTTGACTCCGGTTTAGCTGGTGCGGGTGGAAAGAGTAATTCTGATTGTGCCTTAACAGCCACCCGTGAAGTTATCGGTACCGCCATGATTTTAGAACCATATTTCAAGCAGATTGGTGGTCAAATCAGTGCAACTCTCTATTGTGGGATGGATTACTACAAGAATAATAAAGACGAAGTTGTTATGAAAATGACAGCGATGGTTAAAAAACTCAAACCTGATTTTGTCTTATGTGGACCATGTTTCAATTTTGCGGATTACAGCGAAATGGCCGCTCGTTGCACGAAGTTAATTATGGAAAAAACAGATGTTAAAGTGGCGAGTATGATGGCTATTGAAAATCAAGATGTCATTGCTAAATACAGAGAAGATATTGCTATCCTAAAGATGCCAAAGAAAGGTGGAACAGGATTGAGCGAATCCTTCGATGTTTTAGTAAAGTATATCGATACAGCAGTCAAACATCCGGAAAATCTAGCAGAGCTAAAGAGTAAAAATTGTTATTAA
- a CDS encoding PTS sugar transporter subunit IIC — protein MKSLEKFLIPIADALSKNKVLVAIRDGFMYAVPVIIVGSLFLLISNFPIEGWSEMIASFAGKGWEKYFDAATSVTFDCYALLSVFGIAYAYAREKGVDKIEAAVVSLICFLMITPMSHAAFVNEKGKAFAGFAFSNLGTKGIFLAMIVAIVATEIFAFAIKKKMVIKLPDGVPPAVMDSFAALIPAGLSMLVFFFINMIFANTSFGNVHDFIYQVLQAPLVGLGRSQGFEVIYQFLSTLFWFFGINGPAVTNTIFSPIHKALTLENYELAKAGLPMTNVFTAAFSDFFCNFGGGGSTLGLVIMMTFLAKSKRLKTLGRMALPAGIFGINEPIIFGFPMVLNVIMVIPFLLCPVLNTILGQIATAIGFIPVTSGVQLSWTTPIFVSGYLTTGSVNAVILQLIMLVSNMLLYYPFLKLQDNKYLEEELRLANEKKKDDIDELSFDDLQLD, from the coding sequence ATGAAAAGTTTAGAGAAATTTTTAATTCCTATTGCGGATGCCTTATCCAAAAATAAGGTTTTAGTTGCGATTCGTGATGGGTTTATGTATGCCGTACCGGTTATCATCGTGGGTTCACTTTTCCTATTGATATCCAATTTCCCAATTGAAGGTTGGTCAGAAATGATTGCTTCCTTTGCCGGAAAAGGATGGGAAAAATATTTTGATGCCGCTACTTCTGTAACATTTGACTGTTATGCGCTATTATCCGTATTCGGTATTGCGTATGCCTATGCCCGTGAAAAAGGAGTCGATAAGATTGAAGCGGCGGTTGTATCTCTTATCTGTTTCTTAATGATCACACCTATGAGCCATGCGGCGTTTGTGAATGAAAAAGGTAAAGCATTCGCCGGTTTTGCATTTAGTAACTTAGGAACAAAAGGTATTTTCTTAGCTATGATTGTTGCGATTGTTGCAACCGAAATCTTTGCGTTTGCCATAAAGAAAAAGATGGTCATTAAACTTCCGGATGGTGTTCCTCCAGCCGTTATGGATTCTTTTGCCGCTTTAATTCCAGCCGGCTTATCCATGCTTGTGTTCTTCTTTATCAATATGATTTTTGCGAACACATCCTTTGGCAATGTACATGACTTTATCTATCAAGTCTTACAAGCCCCACTTGTTGGCTTAGGCAGATCACAAGGATTTGAAGTTATCTATCAATTCTTAAGTACATTGTTCTGGTTCTTTGGAATCAACGGACCGGCTGTCACCAATACCATCTTCTCGCCAATCCATAAGGCTCTAACCTTAGAAAACTACGAATTAGCGAAAGCCGGCTTACCAATGACAAACGTATTTACAGCAGCCTTCTCTGATTTCTTCTGTAACTTCGGTGGTGGGGGATCAACCCTAGGTCTTGTCATTATGATGACCTTCCTTGCTAAGTCGAAGAGATTGAAGACATTAGGAAGAATGGCATTACCAGCCGGTATCTTTGGTATTAACGAACCAATTATCTTTGGTTTCCCAATGGTATTAAATGTTATCATGGTCATTCCATTCCTATTATGCCCGGTGTTAAATACGATTCTCGGACAGATTGCGACAGCGATTGGCTTTATTCCGGTCACCTCGGGTGTACAGCTATCATGGACAACACCAATCTTCGTATCTGGTTATTTAACAACCGGCTCCGTTAATGCGGTTATCTTACAGTTAATTATGTTAGTTTCTAATATGTTGTTGTATTATCCATTCTTAAAGTTGCAAGACAATAAATACCTAGAAGAAGAATTACGTTTAGCAAACGAAAAGAAGAAAGATGACATCGATGAATTATCATTCGATGATTTACAACTGGATTAA
- a CDS encoding PTS sugar transporter subunit IIB codes for MRKVYLFCSNGMSTSLMASKMQKVADEHNLPVEVKAFSDSLLEKIIIEQNPDAILLGPQVKHIYEKVVDRYGHLGKPIFVIDSEDYGNMNGERVLKKAILEMKKKKAESEGE; via the coding sequence ATGAGGAAAGTATATTTATTTTGCAGCAATGGAATGTCCACTTCACTAATGGCAAGTAAAATGCAAAAAGTAGCGGATGAGCATAACTTACCGGTTGAAGTAAAAGCTTTTTCGGATAGCTTACTAGAGAAAATCATTATTGAACAAAACCCGGACGCTATTCTTTTAGGACCCCAAGTAAAACACATATACGAAAAAGTAGTTGACCGCTATGGTCATTTAGGAAAACCAATCTTCGTAATTGATTCCGAAGACTACGGTAATATGAATGGCGAAAGGGTTCTAAAAAAAGCGATTTTAGAAATGAAAAAGAAAAAAGCAGAAAGCGAAGGTGAATAA
- a CDS encoding DUF4357 domain-containing protein, which translates to MTNILQEDIVCMNPSSAGWIVIGKSNNGWVEWKDLQGNFIEKYRDKEK; encoded by the coding sequence ATGACAAATATATTACAAGAAGATATTGTATGTATGAATCCGTCAAGTGCCGGTTGGATAGTTATTGGGAAATCTAATAATGGATGGGTAGAATGGAAAGACTTACAAGGGAACTTTATTGAAAAATATAGAGATAAAGAAAAATAG
- a CDS encoding type I restriction endonuclease subunit R: MLEEKAKYNTSTIAEMTSGIILANFEKDLEIREASYQSEAELERQMIENLVSQGYERLKVKSNDELYANLKIQIEKLNNISFSDEEWSRFLLEYLDAPNDGMIEKTRKVQENHIHDFIFDDGHLKNIKIIDKKNIHNNFLQVTNQIVGEGKNRNRYDVTILVNGLPLVHVELKKRGVNLHEAFNQIHRYSKESFNSENSLYKYVQIFIISNGTYTRYFANTTAQNKNNYEFTCEWADAKNKVICDLEDFTKTFFEKRVVLEVLTKYCVFDVNNTLLIMRPYQIAATERILWKIKSSYEAKKSGRVEAGGFIWHTTGSGKTLTSFKVARLATTLDFIDKVFFVVDRKDLDYQTMKEYQRFQPDSVNGSKDTKELKRCIERDDNRIVVTTIQKLNEFVKKNPAHEIYDKHCVLIFDECHRSQFGDAQKNIRKSFKKYYQFGFTGTPIFPENSLGGDTTSGIFGAQLHSYVITDAIRDGKVLKFKVDYNNITPKFKMAEKEEDEKRLAKPENKMLLHPERITEITKHILKVFDTKTHRNEFYDLKYRRLNGFNAMFAVQSVEAAKLYYEEFERQQQSLPEEKRLKVATIYSFVANEEQKAIGEILEEDFDVSAMESTAKEFLDKVITDYNSYFKTNFSTNGNEFQNYYKDLSLKVKEKQVDLLIVVGMFLTGFDAPTLNTLFVDKNLRYHGLIQAFSRTNRILNKVKTFGNIVCFRNLEKATQDAIKTFGDENSINIILEKSYEEYIHGFKDEETGKVIKGYTDICNEIISKFPEPTEIILEADKKEFAELFGELLKAENILKNFDEFEDFEKIISDRQMQDMKSVYVDIRESIVNSKRKENSEDNQVDFSDVEFQIDLLKTDEINLDYILALILEKSKENDDVESLKAEVRRVIRSSLGTRAKEELIMDFINGTRLSELKNTDDILESFYSFAKKEKENNIISLVEEENLKEDSKRFIEKAIGKGYVEYAGDELDRIIPPTSRRQGAREKKKESVLEKIRKIVEVFVGI; encoded by the coding sequence ATGTTAGAAGAAAAAGCAAAATATAATACATCTACAATTGCCGAAATGACGAGCGGAATCATTTTAGCTAATTTTGAAAAAGATTTAGAGATTAGAGAAGCTTCATACCAAAGTGAAGCTGAACTGGAAAGGCAAATGATTGAAAATTTGGTTTCTCAAGGGTATGAGAGACTTAAAGTAAAATCAAATGATGAATTATATGCAAATTTAAAAATTCAAATTGAGAAATTAAACAATATATCTTTTTCAGATGAAGAGTGGAGCAGGTTTTTACTTGAATATTTAGATGCTCCAAATGATGGGATGATTGAAAAAACACGAAAAGTACAGGAAAATCATATCCATGATTTCATCTTTGACGATGGACATTTAAAAAATATTAAGATTATCGATAAGAAAAATATTCACAATAATTTTCTGCAAGTCACCAATCAGATTGTCGGCGAAGGAAAAAATCGAAATCGCTATGATGTGACCATTTTGGTGAATGGCTTACCTCTTGTTCATGTAGAACTTAAAAAAAGAGGCGTGAATTTACATGAAGCCTTCAACCAAATTCATAGATATAGTAAAGAAAGTTTTAACAGCGAGAACTCGTTATATAAGTATGTTCAGATATTTATAATCTCCAATGGAACTTACACCAGATATTTTGCTAATACAACAGCTCAGAATAAAAATAATTATGAGTTTACTTGTGAATGGGCAGATGCTAAAAACAAGGTGATTTGTGATTTAGAGGACTTCACGAAGACTTTTTTTGAAAAGCGTGTTGTTCTTGAAGTACTTACAAAATATTGTGTATTTGATGTTAATAACACTCTCCTCATTATGCGTCCGTATCAAATTGCGGCAACCGAGAGAATTTTGTGGAAGATAAAATCAAGTTATGAGGCAAAAAAATCCGGCAGAGTTGAAGCAGGTGGCTTTATTTGGCATACGACAGGTTCCGGTAAGACACTCACCTCTTTTAAAGTAGCAAGACTTGCCACGACATTGGATTTTATTGATAAGGTGTTTTTTGTTGTAGACAGAAAAGACTTAGACTACCAAACAATGAAAGAATATCAAAGGTTTCAGCCGGATAGCGTAAACGGAAGTAAGGATACAAAAGAACTTAAAAGATGTATTGAAAGAGATGATAATCGTATTGTAGTTACCACGATTCAAAAATTAAATGAATTTGTGAAGAAAAATCCTGCCCATGAAATTTATGACAAACATTGTGTTCTTATATTTGATGAATGCCATCGCTCTCAGTTTGGAGATGCTCAGAAAAATATAAGGAAGTCATTTAAGAAATATTACCAATTCGGATTTACGGGAACACCGATTTTTCCGGAAAATTCTCTTGGTGGAGATACCACATCAGGTATATTTGGAGCACAGCTACATAGCTATGTTATAACCGATGCTATTCGTGACGGCAAAGTTTTGAAATTCAAGGTAGATTATAACAATATTACACCGAAATTCAAAATGGCGGAGAAAGAGGAAGACGAAAAGAGATTAGCTAAACCGGAAAATAAAATGCTGCTCCATCCTGAAAGAATTACTGAGATTACAAAGCATATTCTCAAAGTTTTTGATACGAAAACACATCGTAATGAGTTTTATGATTTGAAGTATAGAAGACTTAATGGATTCAATGCTATGTTTGCTGTGCAAAGTGTTGAGGCAGCAAAATTATATTATGAAGAGTTTGAAAGACAACAGCAAAGTTTACCTGAAGAAAAAAGATTGAAAGTAGCTACTATCTACAGCTTTGTAGCCAATGAGGAACAAAAAGCAATCGGGGAAATATTGGAAGAGGATTTTGATGTTTCTGCTATGGAATCAACAGCAAAAGAATTTTTAGATAAGGTAATCACTGACTATAATAGTTACTTCAAAACCAATTTTTCTACCAATGGTAATGAATTTCAAAATTATTACAAGGATTTGTCACTTAAAGTGAAAGAAAAACAAGTTGATTTGCTTATTGTAGTAGGAATGTTTTTAACAGGCTTTGATGCACCTACATTAAACACACTATTTGTTGATAAAAATTTGAGATATCATGGTCTTATTCAGGCATTTTCAAGGACAAACCGTATTCTGAATAAAGTAAAAACATTCGGTAATATTGTTTGCTTCAGGAATTTGGAAAAAGCTACACAGGATGCAATCAAGACATTTGGTGATGAAAACAGTATAAACATCATTTTGGAAAAGAGCTATGAAGAGTATATTCATGGTTTCAAAGATGAAGAAACAGGCAAGGTTATTAAGGGTTACACAGATATATGTAATGAAATAATATCTAAGTTTCCGGAACCTACTGAAATTATATTAGAAGCGGATAAAAAAGAATTTGCAGAGCTTTTTGGAGAATTACTGAAAGCCGAGAATATCCTGAAAAATTTTGATGAGTTTGAAGACTTTGAAAAAATTATCTCGGACAGGCAGATGCAGGACATGAAAAGTGTCTATGTTGACATCAGGGAAAGCATTGTAAATTCAAAGCGCAAGGAAAATTCTGAAGACAATCAAGTTGATTTTTCTGATGTTGAATTTCAGATTGATTTACTTAAAACAGATGAAATAAATTTGGATTATATTTTGGCTTTGATATTGGAAAAGTCAAAAGAAAATGATGATGTGGAAAGTTTAAAAGCAGAAGTTCGAAGGGTGATAAGATCAAGCCTTGGGACAAGGGCAAAAGAAGAACTGATTATGGATTTTATAAACGGCACAAGACTGTCTGAGCTGAAAAACACTGATGATATTCTTGAGTCATTCTATAGTTTTGCAAAGAAAGAGAAGGAGAATAATATAATATCTTTAGTTGAAGAAGAAAACTTGAAAGAAGACTCAAAACGATTTATAGAAAAGGCTATAGGCAAAGGATATGTTGAATATGCAGGAGATGAGCTGGATCGTATTATTCCACCGACTTCACGTAGACAGGGAGCAAGGGAAAAGAAAAAAGAATCGGTATTAGAAAAGATAAGAAAGATTGTGGAAGTCTTTGTTGGAATTTAA
- a CDS encoding restriction endonuclease subunit S: MKEASDIVDIKLFEVEWKTLGSIGVFENGTGMPKSLFNENGKVGAIHYGHIYTKYNLFVKQPIVRVTKQNADNLKKVNTGDLVIAKTSENIEDVMKTVAYLGNIIAVTGGHAAIFKHNENPKYLSYVFNGANYLLRQKNKLARGVKVIELSTTDMEKIKIPLPSLPVQEYIVSILDRFDALINDVSKGLPKEIELRKKQYEYYREKLLSFPKNN, translated from the coding sequence TTGAAAGAAGCATCGGATATTGTTGATATTAAGCTTTTTGAAGTTGAATGGAAAACACTGGGGAGTATTGGAGTGTTTGAAAATGGAACAGGAATGCCTAAGAGCTTATTCAATGAAAACGGAAAAGTTGGAGCAATCCATTATGGTCATATTTATACGAAATATAATTTGTTTGTAAAACAGCCAATTGTTAGAGTAACTAAGCAAAATGCGGATAATCTTAAAAAGGTTAATACTGGTGATTTAGTGATTGCAAAAACTTCAGAAAACATAGAAGATGTTATGAAAACTGTAGCTTATTTAGGTAATATAATCGCAGTAACGGGTGGTCATGCAGCAATATTTAAACATAATGAAAATCCAAAATATCTGTCATATGTATTTAATGGAGCCAATTATTTATTAAGACAAAAGAATAAGTTAGCAAGAGGGGTTAAGGTTATTGAATTATCAACAACAGATATGGAAAAAATTAAAATTCCATTACCTTCTCTACCGGTTCAAGAATATATTGTTTCTATTCTTGATAGGTTCGATGCTTTAATAAATGATGTTTCTAAAGGATTACCTAAAGAAATAGAGTTAAGGAAGAAACAGTATGAGTATTATAGGGAAAAATTGTTGAGTTTCCCAAAAAATAATTAG
- a CDS encoding restriction endonuclease subunit S, with protein sequence MSKIDELLKDEKVEWKKLGDIGEFYGGITGKTKQDFNGGNAKFITYKNVYLNPATDLNVKDKVKINPEENQRKLMYGDVLFTGSSETPDECGMSSVITTKLTEDIYLNSFCFFLRLHDSDLLLPDFSKHLFRSEALRIKIGKTASGVTRFNVSKDLMKKIEIPIPSIETQEKIVKTLDKFTNYVTKLQAELQGRVKQYEYYRDMLLSEEYLKKISEELFIEYNTSLKKVKLKDSAEIIRGKRLVRSELKETGGFPVFQNSLTPLGYYHDKNFTGDKACVISAGAAGDIFYIEDDFWAADDVFVITSDSILNKYIYYFLLNKQSLIKSKVRKASVPRLSRDEIERVEILVPTIGLQEKVVEILDKFQNLLSDTQGLLPEEIEQRRKQYEYYREKLLTFDIAKGTIARQTDRQTDRQTDRQTDRQTDRQTDRQTDRQTDRQTDR encoded by the coding sequence ATGAGTAAGATAGATGAATTGTTAAAAGATGAAAAAGTTGAGTGGAAAAAGCTAGGCGATATTGGAGAGTTTTATGGTGGGATAACTGGAAAAACCAAGCAAGATTTTAATGGTGGTAATGCAAAATTTATTACATATAAAAATGTATATTTAAACCCAGCTACCGATTTAAATGTAAAAGATAAAGTTAAGATTAACCCAGAAGAAAATCAGAGAAAACTAATGTATGGAGATGTATTATTTACAGGTTCATCAGAAACGCCAGATGAGTGTGGAATGTCATCTGTTATTACTACTAAATTGACAGAGGATATATATTTGAACAGTTTTTGTTTTTTTCTTAGACTACATGATTCAGATTTATTGTTGCCAGATTTTTCAAAGCATTTATTCAGATCGGAGGCTCTTAGGATAAAAATTGGAAAAACAGCATCGGGAGTTACGAGGTTTAATGTGTCAAAAGATTTAATGAAAAAAATTGAAATCCCAATTCCCTCTATAGAAACTCAAGAAAAAATCGTAAAAACACTTGACAAATTCACAAATTATGTTACTAAATTACAGGCTGAATTACAAGGTAGGGTTAAACAATATGAGTATTATAGGGATATGCTACTTAGTGAGGAGTATTTGAAGAAGATATCAGAAGAACTTTTTATTGAGTATAACACTTCCCTTAAAAAAGTTAAATTAAAAGACAGTGCAGAAATAATAAGGGGGAAAAGGCTTGTACGAAGCGAACTCAAAGAAACAGGCGGATTCCCTGTTTTTCAAAATAGCTTAACGCCTCTAGGATATTATCATGATAAAAATTTTACTGGTGACAAAGCTTGTGTAATTTCTGCAGGGGCAGCAGGAGATATCTTTTATATTGAAGATGACTTTTGGGCGGCGGATGATGTCTTTGTGATAACTAGTGATAGTATTCTAAATAAGTATATATATTATTTTCTATTAAATAAACAAAGTTTAATAAAATCAAAAGTCAGAAAAGCAAGTGTACCTAGATTATCGAGAGATGAAATAGAAAGAGTAGAAATTCTAGTTCCAACTATTGGGTTACAAGAAAAGGTTGTAGAAATTCTTGATAAATTCCAAAACTTACTTTCTGATACGCAAGGTTTATTGCCGGAAGAAATAGAGCAAAGACGAAAACAATATGAATATTATCGTGAAAAACTCTTGACATTTGATATAGCCAAAGGCACAATTGCTAGACAGACAGACAGACAGACAGACAGACAGACAGACAGACAGACAGACAGACAGACAGACAGACAGACAGACAGACAGACAGACAGACAGACAGACAGACAGACAGACAGATAA
- a CDS encoding virulence RhuM family protein — MSNLQVKNFLVYSLPDEDVSVDIFIKDDDIWLSQKGMAELFGIDRTGIGKHLKNIFSDGELDEEVVCAKFAHTTEHGAIKGKTQLSNTIYYNLDAIISVGYRVNSYKATKFRIWATSVLKEYMKKGFVLDDERLKQGEDVFGKDYFKELLERVRSIRTSERRIWQQITDIFAECSIDYNKNAQITKDFYAMVQNKFHYAITGKTAAEIIESYADHTKGNMGLATWKNSPKGRILKSDVTIAKNYLSEKEIKKLERAVSGFFDYVEDLIEDENTFTMEDFAESINEFLTFRKYRILPDKGRVSKKVADKKAKMEYDEFNKFQKIVSDFDKEITKKSSLENGDE; from the coding sequence ATGAGCAATTTACAAGTAAAAAATTTTTTGGTTTATAGTTTACCGGATGAAGATGTTAGTGTAGACATTTTTATAAAAGATGACGATATATGGCTTAGTCAAAAAGGAATGGCTGAACTTTTTGGAATAGATAGAACAGGAATTGGAAAACATTTAAAAAATATATTTTCTGATGGGGAGCTTGATGAAGAAGTGGTATGTGCAAAATTTGCACATACCACCGAACATGGAGCAATAAAGGGAAAAACGCAACTTTCAAATACAATTTATTATAATTTAGATGCAATAATTTCTGTCGGCTATAGAGTCAACTCCTATAAGGCAACCAAATTTAGAATATGGGCAACTTCGGTTCTGAAAGAATACATGAAAAAAGGTTTTGTACTTGATGATGAAAGATTGAAGCAAGGAGAAGATGTCTTTGGAAAAGACTATTTCAAAGAGCTTTTAGAAAGAGTTCGTTCAATAAGAACAAGCGAAAGAAGAATTTGGCAACAAATAACAGATATATTTGCCGAATGTAGCATTGACTATAACAAAAATGCTCAAATAACTAAAGATTTTTATGCTATGGTACAAAATAAATTTCATTATGCCATAACAGGAAAGACAGCAGCTGAAATAATAGAAAGTTATGCAGACCATACAAAAGGAAATATGGGACTTGCAACTTGGAAAAACTCTCCTAAAGGTAGAATATTAAAATCGGATGTTACAATAGCTAAAAATTATTTGAGTGAAAAAGAAATCAAGAAATTGGAAAGAGCAGTGAGTGGATTCTTTGACTATGTAGAAGATTTGATAGAAGATGAAAATACTTTTACTATGGAAGACTTTGCCGAAAGCATTAATGAATTTTTAACTTTTAGGAAATACAGAATATTACCTGATAAGGGAAGAGTGAGTAAAAAAGTTGCAGATAAAAAAGCAAAAATGGAATACGATGAATTTAATAAATTTCAAAAAATAGTTTCTGATTTCGATAAAGAAATTACAAAAAAATCATCTTTGGAGAATGGCGATGAGTAA